Part of the Musa acuminata AAA Group cultivar baxijiao chromosome BXJ3-10, Cavendish_Baxijiao_AAA, whole genome shotgun sequence genome, TAGCATATTTACCCTTCGAAATATTGATACCGCATTTGTCCGTAGCATATACCTCTCCTGACCGCATCCATTCTATACCATTCGGGTTAATCTTTATGAAATATGATCAATATTAGTCAGTCTGAATTAACATGTCTAAATACCTGAAATACTGTTAATGTTCTTATAATCATAGTTAGTTTTTGAATGATTTTGTCAACAGTCAAATGATAATTAACACAGATATTAATCATAACAATATatgtttatttaaattaaaaggaATAAGTATTTTGTTTTTTGCAGGAAAATGAAAATGCAGGGAACTGTGCATGTGCGGATGCGAGTGAGAGGCGATCTAAAAGGGAAATGTAAGTAACTTACTGTTTACAAGAGCATCTATTTATGCAACGTCGTCCCTACATGATATTGATTTGTTTACCACGAAATAACCGAACCACGCATAGGGGAGCGACGAGCGCAGCCGGAGTGCTCGCACGTGGCCGCCGCGATCTCCGTCTCCCTCGCCATCTCCACCGCCTCCGTTTCTTCACCCTCCTCCTCTCTCGGTTCGTCTCAATTCTTTTCTCATAGAATACATCGACAGATGAATCCATTCTGCTGCGCCTCCCCCGTCCCCGTCTCTCCCGTCGCCGCGGCCGCCTCCGCTTTCTCCTCTTCCGCAGCTACTCATTCCCTCCCAGCCCTGCCCCCTCCTCCGCCTCCCCCTCCCCCGCCGCCCTCCTCCTCGGCGGCCGCCGGCCGCAGCCGCGACTCCTTTCCGCACCAGAACCATATCAACAACGGCGGCTCCTGCCGGCCATCGGGCCCCGCCGGCGCCGCTGCCAGCGACCACGGCCGCCACCACCGCGCATCTGGCCCAGCGCCGGAGATCTTGGCCTCTGCCTCCCTTCGCTCTTCCTTCCATGACGCTCCCCTCGAGCACCGCGAGGTCCGTCTCAACAACATCGTGGGCAACGGGATCGCTGGGATTCTTCACAAGTGGGTCAATTACGGCAAGGGCTGGCGGCCGCGCTGGTTCGTGCTCCAGGACGGCGTCCTCTCCTACTACAAGATCCACGGCCCGGACCGCATCGAGGTCAGCCAGGAATCCGAGAAGGGCTCCAAGGTCATTGGCGAGGAGTCTATCCGCCGGATCTCCCGCCGCAAGAACGGCCGTACCCACCTCCCCCGCAAGCCCATCGGCGAAGTCCACCTCAAGGCCAGAGTCGCACCCACATCGATTATCCAATTGCAAGATAACCTAATCTGGTTTCTTTCAAAAATTagaattttcttctctttctgtcTTTAGGTTTCATCGATTCGGGAGAGTAGATCAGATGATAAGAGGTTCTCCATCTTTACCGGGACCAGGAGACTTCATCTGAGGGCAGAGACGCGGGAGGATCGGGTGGCATGGATGGAGTCGCTGCAGGCGGTAAAGGATATGTTTCCGAGGAATTCAAACGGTGAGTTCACGGGATCGGTGGACAAAGTGGTGGTGTCTACGGATAAATTGCGGCAGAGGCTGCAGGAGGAAGGGGTGGGCGAGGCAACGATTCAGGAATGTGAGCAGATCATGAGAAGCGAATTTGCTGCGCTGCAGAACCAGTTGATGCTTCTTAAACAGAATCAAAACCTCCTGGTTGACCATCTTGGCCAATTAGAGGTATAAAAAGGATGTCTTTGTTATCACGGATTCTTCTTCTGATTCTTGGATGTGTGAATATTTGTTATATCTATTGACGTTATTCTCTTGTCGTCCTAAAATACACAAATTCCAATTCCAAAAAATTGATTCTGTAATTTCATCTTAGATTTACATTTATTATTTTTGCGTTAAGCACTAATTAGCTTGTTTTTAGCAAGCCAGCTTTGTGGTATTCAGGGCTCTTGAGTTTTCGTCAACGTTAGTACAGTTGACCTAATCTTTCTTTTTCCTTGTTATGATGTTTTCCACAAGCTTTTGGTGAGACATCCCCTGTAAGCATTTTGGTAGTTGtcatttatcaaaaaaaatttagtgTAGCCACCTGCAGAGACCATAAAAAGCAATCTCTATTTGGCTAGAAATAATAACATTGCAATTGAGCAAGTACGCTATGTGTGGACTCCTGATAAGCATGTTACTGAAAGCATATCTTGAGTTTGGTGTTCTTGTAACTGGaaaccttattgatttttcaaagtaAGAACAAAAATCAAACCGTCTTTAGGAATGGGGTTCTTAATCAGGGCATGGAGCAATCCTGTCATTCATCAGTGAGTTTTGACATGGTATGGGCGCACTGCTGTGCTCATGCTGCCCACAACTATATTTTGGCACATTCCTCTACATGTGCACATGCCCAACTGAGTCTGTAGATTGACCACATGGGAGCAATAGGGCTGTGATGCAATTTATGGTCCCAAGTTTGTTAGGGGAGTTGGAGTAGTTCCTAGTAACAATAAAATAATTCCTTTATTGCGACCTAGAACCAAATGTAATCCTCTTATTTCTTCATGTTTATTTAACACAGCTTGTAATTAGGTGCAGTGGATTTAAATTGGACAATTATAGCTTTTCTAGAATAATAATGAACTTGTTAGGGAATTTAGGCATTGATTAGAAATGGGCAAATTACCATGCCTTTGGAATCTACTTCATGTTGATTTATTTTGAGCTAAACTAAGTTGTTTCATGTGGAGACTTGACAGATAAAAAGTAACAGTGTCCAAGCAGTATCAGAATAAGTTGTTTCTTTCCCTTCTTTGTCTTAGTTCACCGGGGTGGTTTGTAAGTCCTCAGGAACAAACAAAAGCATCATTAATTTCATCATATAAAAAACCCTCATTCATGCGATCAAGATCCCCATTGGTTTAGTTACATGTCTATTCATCTCAACACTATCTTCATTCCCTAGAAATATTACATTCATCAGATTTGTCATTTATGCTAGTAATGGCTGAAGTCTGTTTAATGAAGCTGCGTATTAGCTCTGAATCATTCTCACATGTAccatcattgttgatgactattgaTGGACCCTACTACTCTTCCGCAAGTTTTAAAGATGCCGTTAAATCTTGCCTACGTTTGTTTAATCATTCTAGATGATTTGATTTGCAAACCAGCTATTTTCCTTATAGTGTAACATACATTTACTTGTTTTGTTATGTAGACAGAAAAGGTTGACTTAGAGAATACTGTCGTTGATGAGGGTCAAAGACAATCAAGACAATCAAAAGAGTATGGATCGGCTGCTAGATCAAGACAAGAGAAGTATAGTGGTATGATGTATGGCAGATGCCTTGTAAAATGTTGATGTAACCCCCTAATTGCTACTGGATGATTTCTCTAGAGGATTGCTTCTGATTTTTGAACTTTAACCTCACCTATGCTTTTCTCACAACGAAACAGTTCAATTTGAAGCTTGTCGTATCTCAATCTCCTTGACCTTTAGATGAAATGGAATGTAAATTAACGAGCAAAGATCAAGGTCTACTATCACTTTCCTTTTGATTGAATGTTTAACTTTTCTTGACTGAGAATCAATTCGCCCAAAAATATAAATGAGAACCACCAAGCATTTTTTGGATAGGATAATTTTGGCACAATAATGCTGTTGATGTGAACGATAATTTTTTTCACTTCTCAAGCCTATCTTCTGATCTGTTCTCTACTGGTCAAACGTATGAACCAATAGAAACTTAGTTAGGACAGTTTCCATTTGGTTTTACTTTTACCAGTTCTTACCCTTGACCCTTCATCAATTCATTATTGGTCTTGCTATAATGCTACCTACATTAAATATGTTTATTCAATTTTGCTGACTAGCATCacagattttatattttataaggaATCTTTCTGCACCATAAGCTGGCCTAAGCTATTGCTTGTTGTAAGAAGATTACTCTTGCCTTAGTATTGGTATGTTTTGAAAATTACGAACATGACTCGATACAACTGTTTTCTTTTCACTTGAGTCGTCTATCTTGTTTATGTCGGTAATATGAGTAACATTTTGtcttcttatctttgatgataattGCCCAAACATAAGTTGTTTATAGTCTTATTCATCTGTTAC contains:
- the LOC103968695 gene encoding oxysterol-binding protein-related protein 1C isoform X1 → MKMQGTVHVRMRVRGDLKGKWERRAQPECSHVAAAISVSLAISTASVSSPSSSLGSSQFFSHRIHRQMNPFCCASPVPVSPVAAAASAFSSSAATHSLPALPPPPPPPPPPPSSSAAAGRSRDSFPHQNHINNGGSCRPSGPAGAAASDHGRHHRASGPAPEILASASLRSSFHDAPLEHREVRLNNIVGNGIAGILHKWVNYGKGWRPRWFVLQDGVLSYYKIHGPDRIEVSQESEKGSKVIGEESIRRISRRKNGRTHLPRKPIGEVHLKVSSIRESRSDDKRFSIFTGTRRLHLRAETREDRVAWMESLQAVKDMFPRNSNGEFTGSVDKVVVSTDKLRQRLQEEGVGEATIQECEQIMRSEFAALQNQLMLLKQNQNLLVDHLGQLETEKVDLENTVVDEGQRQSRQSKEYGSAARSRQEKYSEESASESDYDNEKPDAAEEETDEEDNTFFDTRDFLSSSSFKSTESDFHRSEFDSDDENDHGVEYVGSSDSSMQYVGYNYPYVKRRKKLPDPIEKEKGVSLWSMIKDNIGKDLTKVCLPVYFNEPLSSLQKCFEDLEYSYLVDRAYEYGKKGNGLMRMLNVAAFAVSGYASTDGRTCKPFNPLLGETYEADYPDKGLRFFSEKVSHHPMVVACHCEGKGWRFWGDSNLKSKFWGRSIQVDPVGVLTLEFDDGEVFQWSKVTTSIYNLILGKLYCDHYGTMRIQGNREYSCKLKFKEQSIIDRNPHQRTCSQEKHNEGVSSQTKMNRPFNTFDLDEHCCL